One genomic window of Pseudomonas aeruginosa includes the following:
- the alr gene encoding alanine racemase encodes MRPARALIDLQALRHNYRLAREATGARALAVIKADAYGHGAVRCAEALAAEADGFAVACIEEGLELREAGIRQPILLLEGFFEASELELIVAHDFWCVVHCAWQLEAIERASLARPLNVWLKMDSGMHRVGFFPEDFRAAHERLRASGKVAKIVMMSHFSRADELDCPRTEEQLAAFAVASQGLEGEISLRNSPAVLGWPKVPSDWVRPGILLYGATPFERAHPLADRLRPVMTLESKVISVRDLPAGEPVGYGARYSTERSQRIGVVAMGYADGYPRHAADGTLVFIDGKPGRLVGRVSMDMLTVDLTDHPQAGLGSRVELWGPNVPVGALAAQFGSIPYQLLCNLKRVPRVYSGA; translated from the coding sequence ATGCGCCCCGCCCGTGCCCTGATCGACCTGCAAGCCCTTCGTCACAACTATCGGCTGGCCCGCGAGGCCACCGGCGCCCGTGCGCTCGCGGTGATCAAGGCGGACGCATACGGCCACGGCGCAGTGCGCTGTGCCGAAGCGCTGGCGGCCGAGGCCGATGGCTTCGCCGTGGCCTGCATCGAGGAGGGCCTGGAGCTGCGCGAGGCCGGTATCCGCCAGCCGATCCTGCTGCTGGAGGGCTTCTTCGAGGCGTCCGAGCTGGAGCTGATCGTCGCCCACGACTTCTGGTGCGTGGTGCATTGCGCCTGGCAATTGGAGGCGATCGAACGCGCCAGCCTGGCCCGCCCGCTGAACGTCTGGCTGAAGATGGATTCGGGCATGCACCGCGTCGGCTTCTTCCCCGAGGACTTCCGCGCCGCCCACGAGCGCCTGCGGGCCAGCGGCAAGGTGGCGAAGATCGTGATGATGAGTCACTTCTCCCGCGCCGACGAACTGGATTGCCCGCGCACCGAGGAACAGCTCGCCGCCTTCGCGGTCGCTAGCCAGGGCCTGGAAGGCGAGATCAGCCTGCGCAATTCGCCAGCCGTGCTCGGCTGGCCGAAGGTGCCCAGCGATTGGGTACGTCCGGGCATCCTGCTCTACGGAGCCACGCCGTTCGAGCGCGCACATCCGCTGGCCGACCGCTTGCGCCCGGTGATGACCCTGGAATCGAAGGTGATCAGCGTCCGCGACCTGCCGGCCGGCGAACCGGTCGGCTACGGCGCGCGCTACAGCACCGAGCGTAGCCAGCGCATCGGCGTGGTCGCCATGGGCTACGCCGATGGCTATCCGCGCCACGCCGCCGACGGCACCCTTGTGTTCATCGACGGCAAGCCGGGGCGCCTGGTTGGCCGGGTATCGATGGACATGCTCACCGTCGACCTTACCGACCATCCCCAGGCCGGGCTGGGCAGCCGGGTCGAACTATGGGGCCCGAACGTGCCGGTCGGCGCCCTGGCGGCGCAGTTCGGCAGCATTCCCTACCAGCTGCTGTGCAACCTGAAAAGGGTGCCGCGCGTCTATTCCGGGGCTTGA
- a CDS encoding RidA family protein: MPIQRQHTNERMSQIVVHNGTVYLAGQVGEDMSAGVEQQTRETLAAIERLLEEAGTDKTRILSVTIYLKDIDADFEGMNRVWDQWLPRGVAPARATVEAKLCEPEILVEMSVVAALP, translated from the coding sequence ATGCCCATCCAGCGCCAGCACACTAACGAGCGTATGAGCCAGATCGTCGTCCACAACGGCACCGTCTACCTGGCGGGCCAGGTGGGCGAGGACATGTCCGCGGGCGTCGAGCAGCAGACCCGCGAGACCCTGGCGGCCATCGAGCGTCTGCTGGAAGAGGCCGGCACCGACAAGACTCGGATCCTCTCGGTGACCATCTACCTGAAGGACATCGACGCCGACTTCGAAGGCATGAACCGCGTCTGGGACCAGTGGCTGCCGCGCGGCGTCGCGCCGGCGCGCGCCACCGTCGAAGCCAAGCTCTGCGAGCCGGAGATCCTGGTAGAGATGTCGGTGGTCGCTGCGCTGCCCTGA
- the dadA gene encoding D-amino acid dehydrogenase translates to MRVLVLGSGVIGTASAYYLARAGFEVVVVDRQDGPALETSFANAGQVSPGYASPWAAPGIPLKAMKWLLEKHAPLAIKLTSDPSQYAWMLQMLRNCTAERYAVNKERMVRLSEYSRDCLDELRAETGIAYEGRTLGTTQLFRTQAQLDAAGKDIAVLERSGVPYEVLDRDGIARVEPALAKVADKLVGALRLPNDQTGDCQLFTTRLAEMAKGLGVEFRFGQNIERLDFAGDRINGVLVNGELLTADHYVLALGSYSPQLLKPLGIKAPVYPLKGYSLTVPITNPEMAPTSTILDETYKVAITRFDQRIRVGGMAEIAGFDLSLNPRRRETLEMITTDLYPEGGDISQATFWTGLRPATPDGTPIVGATRYRNLFLNTGHGTLGWTMACGSGRYLADLMAKKRPQISTEGLDISRYSNSPENAKNAHPAPAH, encoded by the coding sequence ATGCGAGTTCTGGTCCTTGGCAGCGGTGTCATCGGTACCGCCAGTGCGTATTACCTGGCCCGTGCCGGGTTCGAGGTGGTGGTGGTCGACCGTCAGGACGGTCCCGCGCTGGAAACCAGCTTCGCCAACGCCGGCCAGGTGTCTCCCGGCTACGCTTCGCCCTGGGCAGCCCCGGGCATTCCCCTGAAGGCCATGAAGTGGCTGCTGGAAAAGCACGCGCCGCTGGCCATCAAGCTCACCTCCGATCCCAGCCAGTACGCCTGGATGCTGCAGATGCTGCGCAACTGCACCGCCGAGCGCTACGCCGTGAACAAGGAGCGCATGGTCCGCCTGTCCGAGTACAGCCGCGATTGCCTCGACGAACTGCGCGCCGAGACCGGCATCGCCTACGAGGGCCGCACCCTCGGCACCACCCAACTGTTCCGCACCCAGGCGCAGCTGGACGCCGCCGGCAAGGACATCGCCGTGCTCGAGCGCTCCGGCGTGCCCTACGAGGTTCTCGACCGCGATGGCATCGCCCGCGTAGAGCCGGCCTTGGCCAAGGTCGCCGACAAGCTGGTCGGCGCTTTGCGCCTGCCCAACGACCAGACCGGCGACTGCCAGCTGTTCACCACCCGCCTGGCGGAAATGGCCAAGGGCCTGGGCGTGGAGTTCCGCTTCGGCCAGAACATCGAGCGCCTGGACTTCGCCGGCGACCGCATCAACGGCGTGCTGGTCAACGGCGAATTGCTCACCGCCGACCACTACGTGCTGGCCCTGGGCAGCTACTCGCCGCAACTGCTCAAGCCGCTGGGTATCAAGGCTCCGGTCTATCCGCTGAAGGGTTATTCGCTGACCGTGCCGATCACCAACCCGGAGATGGCGCCGACCTCGACCATCCTCGACGAGACCTACAAGGTGGCGATCACCCGCTTCGACCAGCGCATCCGCGTCGGCGGCATGGCGGAAATCGCCGGCTTCGACCTGTCGCTGAACCCGCGCCGCCGCGAGACCCTGGAAATGATCACCACCGACCTCTATCCCGAGGGCGGCGATATCAGCCAGGCGACCTTCTGGACCGGCCTGCGCCCGGCGACCCCGGATGGCACCCCGATCGTCGGCGCCACCCGCTACCGCAACCTGTTCCTCAATACCGGCCACGGCACCCTGGGTTGGACCATGGCCTGCGGGTCGGGTCGCTACCTGGCCGACCTGATGGCGAAGAAGCGCCCGCAGATCAGTACCGAAGGCCTGGATATTTCCCGCTACAGCAATTCCCCGGAGAACGCCAAGAATGCCCATCCAGCGCCAGCACACTAA
- a CDS encoding YdbL family protein, with protein MTTRSKLGIALLALGISLSAMAMDLGQAMSALGGAKAQGLVGEQADGYLGVVSNSGQAADIAAQINAARRAEYQKVANSSGASLADVEAMAGKKAMERTPAGQYVQVGGKWVKK; from the coding sequence ATGACAACCCGTAGCAAACTCGGTATCGCCCTGCTGGCCCTCGGCATCAGCCTTTCCGCCATGGCGATGGACCTCGGCCAGGCCATGTCGGCCCTTGGCGGCGCCAAGGCCCAGGGCCTGGTCGGCGAGCAGGCGGACGGCTACCTTGGCGTGGTCAGCAACAGCGGCCAGGCGGCGGACATCGCCGCGCAGATCAATGCCGCGCGGCGTGCCGAATACCAGAAGGTGGCCAACAGCAGCGGCGCTTCGCTGGCCGACGTGGAGGCCATGGCCGGCAAGAAGGCGATGGAGAGAACCCCTGCCGGGCAGTACGTCCAGGTCGGCGGCAAGTGGGTGAAGAAATAG
- a CDS encoding YnbE family lipoprotein, giving the protein MRLCALFAVLLLGSLTMACTPTVQLAAPSEPININLNVKIEHEIYIKVDKALDGIINENSGLF; this is encoded by the coding sequence ATGCGCCTCTGCGCTCTATTCGCTGTCCTGCTGCTGGGCAGCCTGACGATGGCCTGCACGCCCACCGTGCAGCTGGCGGCTCCCAGCGAGCCGATCAACATCAATCTCAACGTGAAAATCGAGCACGAGATCTACATCAAGGTCGACAAGGCTCTGGACGGCATCATCAACGAGAACAGCGGCCTGTTCTAA
- a CDS encoding YdbH domain-containing protein produces the protein MRLRRRTTLLLVFAVLLLLAFGYGWHAWRSLLREQGVERLEWQGLGLSAEGIGLRRLALERRGADGASLRLDVEHALLRWPGLSGWRPRLPGLRVEQVALAWQPAAASSDDDSAALDWTSLRETLAWLPEQIHLERFHLDLPCPAGRCEQDGGLDIGRPSGALFPLAAQLRLQQEAQQAQLDAQLFEEPTGWRLRTRAQLDRQALLTLDSQLAPSDGDGLWQGRLEAPGLPDTRGLVVWLNRWLPEAQRLPDAPQALRLQADWTIRLAPGSDWLEPRRVLDGGGSAALLVQAPQAWPLPGLGNVQGELQVQLDGDEGAWLPRQLRSDLRLSQLHGEWLQALPAELRPSALGLRSEPLERDADSVTALRLAFTSEGASTLKLETRLDLLGISPWAARLVEGRLQVDAPRLQYLGWKAERLVAEIPLEGRLDGQRANLSFGRGARLQAASLAEPSTLHLGQPRLDLAGAALELAYQPLALHFAGPLQAQVGQLRQANLKPLAWTFEGPLDTTLERTSLKGRLSNGAGLAADIQLQRDAKTPLALSARLAEVFFRTGNPLAATLADWPGLLELGNGRATAAAGWKLDAAGASSLDLDLTLKGLDGIYDRSELKGLGGSLALRLRGGQLSLDSPGLSLAEANPGLPLGPVSFRGRYEAPLSAPGSGRLSWQTLQSGLFGGQASVPAGSIRLGQAEQKFALRIQGIQLGEIFRVYPAEGLAGEGALDGELPLMLNRWKPSVSGGQVKAREPGYLRFRSAKIEALGRSNPGMKLVADALDDFHYDVLQSSVDYHENGKLLLGLRLQGSNPDLEKGRPVNLNVNLEEDIPALLTSLQLSDRVSETIRQRVQERMQKRKASAP, from the coding sequence ATGCGTTTGCGCAGAAGGACGACGTTGCTGCTGGTATTTGCAGTGCTGTTGCTGCTGGCGTTCGGCTACGGCTGGCATGCCTGGCGCAGCCTGTTGCGCGAGCAGGGTGTCGAGCGCCTGGAGTGGCAAGGCCTGGGCCTGTCCGCCGAAGGCATCGGGCTGCGACGGCTGGCGCTGGAGCGGCGCGGCGCGGATGGCGCCAGCCTGCGACTGGACGTGGAACACGCGCTGCTGCGCTGGCCCGGGCTGTCGGGTTGGCGTCCGCGTCTACCCGGCCTGCGCGTGGAGCAAGTGGCGCTCGCCTGGCAACCGGCTGCCGCGAGTTCCGACGACGACTCCGCTGCGCTGGACTGGACGTCCCTGCGCGAGACCCTCGCCTGGCTGCCGGAACAGATCCACCTCGAACGCTTCCATCTCGACCTGCCTTGTCCCGCCGGCCGCTGCGAGCAGGACGGCGGACTGGACATCGGCCGCCCGTCGGGAGCGCTGTTTCCGCTGGCTGCGCAACTGCGCCTGCAACAGGAGGCGCAGCAGGCCCAGCTCGACGCCCAGCTCTTCGAGGAGCCTACCGGTTGGCGCCTGCGGACGCGCGCGCAACTCGACCGGCAGGCGCTGCTGACGCTGGACAGCCAGCTCGCGCCGTCCGATGGCGACGGCCTCTGGCAGGGGCGCCTGGAGGCGCCCGGCCTGCCGGACACCCGTGGCCTGGTGGTCTGGCTCAATCGCTGGTTGCCGGAAGCCCAGCGCCTGCCCGACGCACCGCAAGCCCTGCGTCTGCAAGCGGACTGGACGATCCGCCTGGCGCCTGGCAGCGACTGGCTGGAGCCGCGCCGGGTGCTCGACGGCGGTGGCTCGGCGGCGCTGCTGGTGCAGGCTCCGCAAGCCTGGCCGCTGCCCGGTCTGGGTAATGTACAGGGCGAACTGCAAGTCCAACTGGATGGAGACGAGGGCGCCTGGTTGCCACGCCAGCTGCGCAGCGACTTGCGCCTGAGCCAGTTGCACGGCGAGTGGTTGCAGGCGCTGCCGGCCGAGTTGCGGCCGAGCGCGCTGGGCTTGCGCAGCGAGCCGCTGGAGCGCGATGCCGATAGCGTCACCGCGTTGCGCCTGGCGTTCACCAGCGAGGGCGCGAGTACGCTGAAGCTGGAGACGCGGCTCGACCTGCTGGGCATCTCGCCGTGGGCCGCCAGGCTGGTGGAGGGTCGCTTGCAGGTGGACGCGCCGCGCCTGCAATACCTGGGCTGGAAAGCCGAGCGACTGGTTGCGGAGATTCCCCTGGAGGGCCGGCTGGACGGGCAGCGCGCCAACCTCTCCTTCGGCAGGGGCGCGCGGTTGCAGGCGGCGTCCCTGGCCGAGCCGTCGACGCTGCACCTTGGCCAGCCCCGCCTCGACCTCGCCGGGGCCGCTCTCGAACTGGCCTACCAGCCGCTGGCGCTGCATTTCGCCGGGCCGCTGCAGGCGCAGGTCGGACAACTCCGCCAGGCCAACCTCAAACCGTTGGCCTGGACCTTCGAGGGGCCGCTCGACACCACCCTCGAGCGCACCAGCCTGAAGGGACGGCTGAGCAACGGCGCGGGGTTGGCGGCGGACATCCAGCTGCAGCGCGACGCGAAGACGCCCCTGGCGCTCTCCGCCAGGCTGGCCGAGGTGTTCTTCCGTACCGGCAATCCGCTGGCCGCGACCCTCGCCGACTGGCCGGGGCTGCTCGAACTGGGCAATGGGCGAGCGACCGCCGCGGCCGGCTGGAAGCTCGATGCGGCGGGCGCCTCGTCCCTCGACCTGGACCTGACCCTGAAAGGCCTCGACGGTATCTACGACCGCAGCGAGCTGAAGGGGCTGGGCGGCAGCCTGGCCTTGCGCCTGCGTGGCGGTCAGTTGAGCCTGGACAGCCCCGGCCTGAGCCTGGCCGAGGCCAATCCCGGCCTGCCGCTGGGGCCGGTGAGTTTCCGCGGGCGCTATGAGGCCCCGCTTTCCGCGCCGGGCAGCGGCCGTTTGAGCTGGCAGACGTTGCAGAGCGGCCTGTTCGGCGGGCAGGCCTCGGTCCCCGCGGGGAGCATCCGCCTGGGTCAGGCTGAGCAGAAGTTCGCCTTGCGTATCCAGGGCATACAACTCGGCGAGATTTTCCGGGTCTATCCGGCGGAGGGCCTGGCCGGCGAAGGCGCCCTGGACGGCGAGCTGCCGCTGATGCTGAACCGCTGGAAGCCCAGCGTCTCCGGCGGCCAGGTCAAGGCCCGCGAGCCCGGCTACCTGCGCTTCCGCTCGGCGAAGATCGAGGCGCTGGGGCGCAGCAACCCGGGGATGAAGCTGGTCGCCGATGCCCTCGACGATTTCCACTACGACGTCCTGCAAAGCAGCGTCGATTATCATGAGAACGGCAAGCTGTTGCTCGGCCTGCGCTTGCAGGGCAGCAACCCGGACCTGGAGAAGGGGCGCCCGGTCAACCTCAACGTCAATCTGGAGGAGGATATCCCGGCACTGCTGACCAGCCTGCAACTGAGCGACCGGGTCAGCGAAACCATTCGCCAACGTGTGCAGGAGCGCATGCAGAAACGCAAGGCTTCGGCGCCATGA
- the dadR gene encoding transcriptional regulator DadR, with amino-acid sequence MRTQHQSKRELDKIDRNILRILQEEGRISFTELGERVGLSTTPCTERVRRLEREGLIMGYHARLNPQHLKASLLVFVEISLDYKSGDTFEEFRRAVLKLPHVLECHLVSGHFDYLVKARISEMASYRKLLGDILLKLPHVRESKSYIVMEEVKESLDLPVPD; translated from the coding sequence ATGCGTACCCAGCATCAGAGCAAGCGCGAGCTGGACAAGATCGACCGCAACATCCTCCGCATCCTGCAGGAGGAAGGTCGCATTTCCTTCACCGAGCTGGGCGAACGCGTCGGCCTCTCGACCACACCCTGCACCGAACGCGTGCGCCGCCTGGAGCGCGAAGGCCTGATCATGGGCTATCACGCCCGGCTCAATCCGCAGCATCTGAAGGCCAGCCTGCTGGTGTTCGTCGAGATCAGCCTGGACTACAAGTCCGGCGATACCTTCGAAGAGTTTCGCCGGGCGGTGCTCAAGCTGCCCCATGTGCTGGAATGCCACCTGGTGTCCGGCCACTTCGACTACCTGGTGAAGGCTCGCATCTCGGAAATGGCGTCCTACCGCAAGCTGCTCGGCGACATCCTGCTGAAACTGCCGCACGTACGCGAGTCGAAGAGCTATATCGTCATGGAAGAGGTCAAGGAATCGCTCGACCTACCGGTTCCGGATTGA
- a CDS encoding NAD(P)/FAD-dependent oxidoreductase, with the protein MNARVHQPVHTAQHAPSYYAATLNRRIECPPLAGEEQADVCVVGGGFSGVNTALELAQRGFSVVLLEAHRIGWGASGRNGGQLIRGVGHDVEQFLPVIGADGVKALKLMGLEAVEIVRRRVEQYAIDCDLRWGYCDLANKPGDYQGFREDMEELQALGYRHEMRLVPAAEMRSVVGSDRYVGGLVDMGSGHLHPLNLVLGEAAAAQSLGVRLFERSPVTRIDYGTEVQVHTATGKVRAKTLVLGCNAYMNDLNPLLGGKVLPAGSYVIATEPLDEKLARQLLPQNMAVCDQRVALDYYRLSADNRLLFGGACHYSGRDPSDIAAYMRPKMLEVFPQLANVRIDYQWGGMIGIGANRLPQIGRLPGQPNVYFAQAYSGHGVNATHLAGQLLAEAIGGQQSDGFDLFAKVPHITFPGGKLLRSPLLALGMAWYRLKEKLGS; encoded by the coding sequence ATGAACGCCCGCGTTCACCAGCCGGTGCATACCGCCCAACACGCCCCCTCCTACTACGCCGCCACGCTCAACCGACGCATCGAGTGCCCTCCCCTGGCCGGCGAAGAACAGGCCGACGTGTGCGTCGTCGGTGGCGGCTTCTCGGGAGTGAACACGGCGTTGGAACTGGCCCAGCGCGGCTTCTCCGTGGTCCTGCTGGAAGCGCACCGGATCGGCTGGGGCGCCAGTGGACGCAATGGCGGCCAGTTGATCCGCGGCGTCGGCCATGACGTCGAGCAGTTCCTCCCGGTGATCGGCGCCGACGGCGTGAAGGCACTCAAGCTGATGGGCCTGGAGGCGGTGGAGATCGTCCGTCGCCGGGTCGAGCAGTACGCCATCGACTGCGATCTGCGCTGGGGCTACTGCGACCTGGCGAACAAGCCCGGCGACTACCAGGGCTTCCGCGAGGACATGGAGGAACTCCAGGCCCTCGGCTATCGCCACGAGATGCGCCTGGTGCCGGCCGCGGAGATGCGCAGCGTGGTCGGCTCCGATCGCTACGTCGGCGGCCTGGTGGACATGGGCTCTGGCCACCTGCACCCGCTCAACCTGGTCCTCGGCGAAGCCGCCGCTGCCCAGTCGCTGGGCGTCCGCCTGTTCGAGCGCTCGCCGGTGACGCGGATCGACTACGGCACGGAAGTCCAGGTGCATACCGCCACCGGCAAAGTGCGGGCGAAGACCCTGGTGCTGGGCTGCAACGCCTACATGAACGACCTCAACCCGCTGCTCGGCGGCAAGGTACTGCCGGCCGGCAGCTACGTGATCGCCACCGAACCGCTGGACGAGAAACTGGCCCGCCAACTGCTGCCGCAGAACATGGCGGTGTGCGACCAGCGCGTGGCCCTCGACTACTACCGGCTCTCCGCCGACAACCGCCTGCTGTTCGGTGGCGCCTGCCATTATTCCGGCCGCGACCCCAGCGACATCGCCGCCTACATGCGGCCGAAGATGCTGGAGGTATTCCCGCAACTGGCGAACGTCCGCATCGACTACCAATGGGGCGGCATGATCGGCATCGGCGCCAATCGCCTGCCACAGATCGGCCGCCTGCCGGGGCAGCCCAACGTGTACTTCGCCCAGGCCTATTCCGGACACGGGGTGAACGCCACGCACCTCGCCGGGCAGTTGCTCGCCGAAGCCATCGGCGGCCAGCAGAGCGACGGCTTCGACCTGTTCGCCAAGGTGCCGCACATCACCTTCCCCGGCGGCAAGCTGCTGCGCTCGCCACTGCTGGCGCTGGGCATGGCCTGGTACCGGCTGAAGGAAAAACTCGGTAGCTGA
- a CDS encoding phospholipase D family protein: MSRSFEFPREISLLRRFLLLALLALSGCASTPPPQPSSALPAEGTWLARQAEIQGRDHPGQSGFHLLGASEDAFVARAALIRAAQRSLDIQYYIVHDGLTTRALAYELLKAADRGVRVRILIDDTASDGWDYEIGVLSAHPNIQVRLFNPLHLGRATGITRGVGRLFNLSQQHRRMHNKLWLADGTAAIVGGRNLGDEYFNAKPEMNFTDLDLLGVGPIANQLSHSFDQYWNSAISRPIEDFLWRAPYPGELESARRKLQRYLRKESVKESGYIRHLFDRGDQPRLGNWLENLTWARAEAIWDAPLKVLSRGEPDPHLLLSPHLAGLFKGVQKELILVSAYFVPAKDGLNYLTGKADSGVRVRLLTNSLEATDVPAVHAGYAPYRMALLEHGVKLYELRANPDQPLSGAPWRLHGSSSASLHSKAMVFDRRKVFIGSFNFDPRSILWNTEVGVIVDSPLLAEQVRQLALEGMAPSVSYQVRIDRSGSRPKLVWIDERDGRPQVLRHEPGSLWRRLNAWVAGMIGLEKML, translated from the coding sequence ATGAGCCGGTCGTTCGAGTTTCCACGGGAGATATCCTTGCTTCGCCGATTCCTCCTGCTGGCCCTCCTGGCCCTCTCCGGCTGCGCCAGCACTCCTCCGCCGCAACCGTCGTCGGCACTGCCCGCCGAGGGTACCTGGCTGGCCAGGCAGGCCGAAATCCAGGGACGCGACCACCCCGGCCAGTCCGGCTTCCACCTCCTGGGCGCCAGCGAGGATGCCTTCGTCGCCCGCGCGGCGCTGATTCGCGCAGCCCAGCGCAGCCTCGACATCCAGTACTACATCGTCCACGACGGACTGACCACGCGCGCCCTCGCCTACGAGTTGCTCAAGGCAGCCGACCGTGGCGTGCGGGTACGCATCCTCATCGACGACACCGCCAGCGATGGCTGGGACTACGAGATCGGTGTGCTCTCCGCCCATCCGAACATCCAGGTGCGCCTGTTCAACCCGTTGCACCTGGGCCGCGCCACCGGCATCACGCGAGGCGTCGGCCGCCTGTTCAACCTGTCCCAGCAACACCGGCGCATGCACAACAAGCTGTGGCTGGCCGACGGCACGGCGGCCATCGTAGGCGGACGCAACCTCGGCGACGAGTATTTCAACGCCAAGCCGGAGATGAACTTCACCGACCTCGACCTGCTCGGCGTCGGCCCCATCGCCAACCAGCTCTCGCACAGCTTCGACCAGTACTGGAACAGCGCCATCAGCCGGCCGATCGAGGATTTCCTCTGGCGCGCGCCCTATCCCGGCGAACTGGAGTCGGCCCGACGCAAGTTGCAGCGCTACCTGCGCAAGGAGTCGGTGAAGGAGTCCGGCTACATCCGCCACCTGTTCGACCGCGGCGACCAGCCACGCCTGGGCAACTGGCTGGAGAATCTCACCTGGGCCCGCGCCGAGGCGATCTGGGATGCGCCGCTGAAGGTATTGAGCCGCGGCGAGCCCGACCCGCACCTATTGCTCAGTCCGCACCTGGCGGGCCTGTTCAAGGGCGTGCAGAAGGAACTGATCCTGGTCTCGGCGTATTTCGTTCCGGCCAAGGACGGTCTCAACTACCTCACCGGCAAGGCCGACAGCGGCGTCCGCGTGCGCCTGCTGACCAACTCCCTGGAAGCCACCGACGTGCCCGCCGTGCATGCCGGCTACGCGCCCTATCGGATGGCGCTGCTTGAGCATGGCGTTAAGCTCTACGAGCTGCGCGCCAATCCCGACCAGCCGCTGAGCGGCGCGCCCTGGCGCCTGCACGGATCGAGCAGCGCCAGCCTACACAGCAAGGCGATGGTCTTCGACCGGCGCAAGGTATTCATCGGTTCGTTCAACTTCGATCCGCGCTCGATCCTGTGGAACACCGAAGTCGGGGTCATCGTCGACAGTCCGCTGCTGGCCGAGCAGGTCCGCCAACTGGCGCTGGAGGGCATGGCGCCGAGCGTCAGCTACCAGGTGCGCATCGACCGCAGCGGTAGCCGGCCGAAGCTGGTCTGGATCGACGAACGCGACGGCCGGCCCCAGGTCCTGCGCCACGAGCCGGGCAGCCTGTGGCGACGCCTGAACGCCTGGGTCGCGGGAATGATCGGACTGGAAAAGATGCTCTGA